A window of the Camelus ferus isolate YT-003-E chromosome 22, BCGSAC_Cfer_1.0, whole genome shotgun sequence genome harbors these coding sequences:
- the FAM110C gene encoding protein FAM110C, whose translation MRAQPALDAPPGERLLSRDPEAPRARDAPGSTPRSAVERLAADRAKYLRGPLGAGSGPAGVGSSPAASKGQAGDPRPPARVPGPVARRTIARKPLRPDSLVIYRQKCDFARGPGADSPRGSLVKKLFQGPGKDKTPVPPGMSRVGGEGRAGGEVAAQAEPGPIAAPEVPRPSEPQAPALRVGAPPGVPAAPGPPELRGARRRGLQRSQSDLSSRYSASLTEFDTFFQYCGLEPEVVEALGRENFSAGSDRVALKVRSVSVATSDSGFSRHSGGDEGLQEEELMEQVPSTTSVVERNARIIKWLYTCKKAKETPSQGLHGPA comes from the coding sequence ATGCGCGCCCAGCCAGCCCTGGACGCGCCCCCGGGCGAGCGGCTCCTGTCCCGGGACCCGGAAGCCCCCAGGGCCCGGGATGCGCCGGGGTCGACACCCAGGAGCGCGGTGGAGAGGCTGGCAGCGGACCGCGCCAAGTACTTGCGGGGCCCTCTGGGGGCCGGCTCAGGCCCCGCTGGCGTGGGCAGCAGCCCCGCGGCGAGCAAAGGGCAGGCGGGCGACCCTCGGCCCCCGGCCCGCGTCCCCGGGCCCGTGGCGCGCAGGACCATAGCGCGGAAGCCGCTGAGGCCAGACTCGCTGGTCATCTACCGACAGAAATGCGACTTCGCCCGGGGCCCGGGAGCCGACAGCCCCAGGGGGAGCCTGGTGAAGAAGCTCTTCCAGGGGCCAGGCAAGGACAAGACGCCGGTGCCCCCCGGGATGTcccgggtgggaggggagggcagggccgggggcGAGGTGGCCGCCCAGGCCGAGCCCGGCCCCATAGCGGCCCCTGAAGTCCCACGGCCCTCCGAGCCCCAGGCGCCCGCCCTGCGGGTCGGCGCGCCGCCCGGAGTTCCGGCTGCGCCCGGGCCCCCGGAGCTGCGAGGGGCGAGGCGCCGGGGGCTGCAGCGCTCGCAGTCCGACCTCAGCTCCCGCTACTCCGCGTCCTTGACCGAATTTGACACCTTCTTCCAGTACTGTGGCCTGGAGCCCGAGGTGGTGGAGGCACTCGGGAGGGAGAACTTCTCCGCCGGCTCGGACCGTGTCGCCCTCAAGGTCCGCAGCGTGAGCGTCGCCACCTCCGACAGCGGCTTCTCCCGGCACAGCGGCGGCGAcgaggggctgcaggaggaggagctgatgGAGCAGGTGCCCAGCACCACCTCGGTGGTCGAGAGGAACGCCCGCATCATCAAGTGGCTGTACACCTGTAAGAAGGCCAAGGAGACCCCCAGCCAGGGGCTGCATGGCCCGGCGTGA
- the LOC102504451 gene encoding nuclear envelope pore membrane protein POM 121-like isoform X2, whose product MGGYLSWPRPRPLYPVLRGGDLPERPQRLGSAHPGRRAPLACRVHSGAPALDLSRRLSYQDPVASPHRRRRRRRFVVVHRPQYPIQQAWFLLLGAFSSVPRSGRQKPGLYTCISSMFRTSVLLKMASAKGKLKIRVALKQTVICMWSSLSLHLPNLCVKETPVMGLEESGPLRAKTEEELPALAEGRKGQAKRKEGHPVPESQDEQRRGSDGSAHAQSAFQRLVVNGVLASFVPRPGPLKRHFCSKSPGDVPVRKSQTHFLSSCSKRNAITSSYSSTRGFPPLQRGGPRAAGLLGPAASHLHAPAETAGKDHHQPSPSSSVDPQRKIEPEKAADAPSGKTQSLNRSQPSDGGSRPRKRKIPLLLPSRRNDPLILPPAPQPGYRVTAEDLDREKRAAIQWINKVLEGVSHSHVDSCRPQYVSSMIELRP is encoded by the exons ATGGGCGGTTACCTGAGCTGGCCTCGCCCTCGCCCCCTGTACCCTGTTTTGCGTGGCGGGGACCTGCCGGAGAGACCCCAGCGCCTCGGGTCAGCGCATCCTGGCCGCCGAGCTCCTCTGGCTTGCCGGGTTCACTCCGGGGCCCCAGCCCTGGACCTGTCCCGCAGGCTGTCGTACCAGGATCCGGTGGCTTCACCCCATCGTCGTCGGCGCCGCCGGCGGTTCGTTGTAGTCCACCGGCCGCAATATCCAATCCAGCAGGCTTGGTTCTTGCTTCTGGGGGCCTTTTCCTCGGTGCCCCGGAGCGGCCGTCAGAAGCCAGGGCTCTACACGTGCATCTCCAGCATGTTCCGCACCTCGGTGCTCCTGAAGATGGCATCTGCCAAGGGCAAGCTGAAGATACGTGTGGCTCTGAAGCAGACGGTCATCTGCATGTGGTCGTCACTGTCTCTCCACCTCCCAAACCTTTGTGTAAAGGAGACCCCAGTGATGGGTCTTGAAGAGAGTGGCCCACTGAGAGCCAAGACAGAGGAGGAACTGCCGGCCCTGGCTGAGGGCAGGAAAGGGCAAGCAAAGCGAAAGGAAGGGCACCCAGTCCCCGAAAGTCAGGACGAGCAGAGACGGGGCTCGGACGGCAGTGCGCACGCGCAGTCCGCGTTTCAGCGCCTGGTGGTCAACGGGGTTCTCGCTTCCTTtgtgcccaggcctgggcctctgAAGAGACACTTTTGTTCCAAGAGCCCGGGAGATGTCCCGGTTAGGAAATCCCAGACCCACTTTCTGAGCTCATGCAGCAAACGGAATGCCATCACCAGTTCGTACAGCTCCACCAGGGGTTTTCCACCGCTGCAGAGGGGCGGTCCGCGCGCTGCCGGGCTCTTGGGCCCGGCCGCCTCGCACCTCCACGCGCCCGCCGAGACAGCCGGCAAGGACCACCATCAGCCTAGCCCTTCGTCCTCAGTGGACCCGCAAAGGAAGATCGAGCCTGAAAAGGCTGCCGATGCCCCCTCAGGGAAGACGCAAAGCTTGAACCGTTCACAACCATCTGACGGCGGTTCTAGGCCCCGGAAGCGGAAGATCCCTCTGCTGCTACCCTCGAGGCGAAACGACCCACTgatcctgcccccagccccccagccggGTTATCGAGTCACTGCTGAAGACCTTGACCGAGAGAAGAGAGCTGCGATCCAGTGGATCAACAAAGTCCTGGAAGG GGTCAGTCATTCACATGTGGACTCTTGTAGACCCCAGTACGTGTCTTCG atgattGAGCTAAGACCCTGA
- the LOC102504451 gene encoding nuclear envelope pore membrane protein POM 121-like isoform X3, with protein MGGYLSWPRPRPLYPVLRGGDLPERPQRLGSAHPGRRAPLACRVHSGAPALDLSRRLSYQDPVASPHRRRRRRRFVVVHRPQYPIQQAWFLLLGAFSSVPRSGRQKPGLYTCISSMFRTSVLLKMASAKGKLKIRVALKQTVICMWSSLSLHLPNLCVKETPVMGLEESGPLRAKTEEELPALAEGRKGQAKRKEGHPVPESQDEQRRGSDGSAHAQSAFQRLVVNGVLASFVPRPGPLKRHFCSKSPGDVPVRKSQTHFLSSCSKRNAITSSYSSTRGFPPLQRGGPRAAGLLGPAASHLHAPAETAGKDHHQPSPSSSVDPQRKIEPEKAADAPSGKTQSLNRSQPSDGGSRPRKRKIPLLLPSRRNDPLILPPAPQPGYRVTAEDLDREKRAAIQWINKVLEG; from the exons ATGGGCGGTTACCTGAGCTGGCCTCGCCCTCGCCCCCTGTACCCTGTTTTGCGTGGCGGGGACCTGCCGGAGAGACCCCAGCGCCTCGGGTCAGCGCATCCTGGCCGCCGAGCTCCTCTGGCTTGCCGGGTTCACTCCGGGGCCCCAGCCCTGGACCTGTCCCGCAGGCTGTCGTACCAGGATCCGGTGGCTTCACCCCATCGTCGTCGGCGCCGCCGGCGGTTCGTTGTAGTCCACCGGCCGCAATATCCAATCCAGCAGGCTTGGTTCTTGCTTCTGGGGGCCTTTTCCTCGGTGCCCCGGAGCGGCCGTCAGAAGCCAGGGCTCTACACGTGCATCTCCAGCATGTTCCGCACCTCGGTGCTCCTGAAGATGGCATCTGCCAAGGGCAAGCTGAAGATACGTGTGGCTCTGAAGCAGACGGTCATCTGCATGTGGTCGTCACTGTCTCTCCACCTCCCAAACCTTTGTGTAAAGGAGACCCCAGTGATGGGTCTTGAAGAGAGTGGCCCACTGAGAGCCAAGACAGAGGAGGAACTGCCGGCCCTGGCTGAGGGCAGGAAAGGGCAAGCAAAGCGAAAGGAAGGGCACCCAGTCCCCGAAAGTCAGGACGAGCAGAGACGGGGCTCGGACGGCAGTGCGCACGCGCAGTCCGCGTTTCAGCGCCTGGTGGTCAACGGGGTTCTCGCTTCCTTtgtgcccaggcctgggcctctgAAGAGACACTTTTGTTCCAAGAGCCCGGGAGATGTCCCGGTTAGGAAATCCCAGACCCACTTTCTGAGCTCATGCAGCAAACGGAATGCCATCACCAGTTCGTACAGCTCCACCAGGGGTTTTCCACCGCTGCAGAGGGGCGGTCCGCGCGCTGCCGGGCTCTTGGGCCCGGCCGCCTCGCACCTCCACGCGCCCGCCGAGACAGCCGGCAAGGACCACCATCAGCCTAGCCCTTCGTCCTCAGTGGACCCGCAAAGGAAGATCGAGCCTGAAAAGGCTGCCGATGCCCCCTCAGGGAAGACGCAAAGCTTGAACCGTTCACAACCATCTGACGGCGGTTCTAGGCCCCGGAAGCGGAAGATCCCTCTGCTGCTACCCTCGAGGCGAAACGACCCACTgatcctgcccccagccccccagccggGTTATCGAGTCACTGCTGAAGACCTTGACCGAGAGAAGAGAGCTGCGATCCAGTGGATCAACAAAGTCCTGGAAGG atga
- the LOC102504451 gene encoding nuclear envelope pore membrane protein POM 121-like isoform X1: MGGYLSWPRPRPLYPVLRGGDLPERPQRLGSAHPGRRAPLACRVHSGAPALDLSRRLSYQDPVASPHRRRRRRRFVVVHRPQYPIQQAWFLLLGAFSSVPRSGRQKPGLYTCISSMFRTSVLLKMASAKGKLKIRVALKQTVICMWSSLSLHLPNLCVKETPVMGLEESGPLRAKTEEELPALAEGRKGQAKRKEGHPVPESQDEQRRGSDGSAHAQSAFQRLVVNGVLASFVPRPGPLKRHFCSKSPGDVPVRKSQTHFLSSCSKRNAITSSYSSTRGFPPLQRGGPRAAGLLGPAASHLHAPAETAGKDHHQPSPSSSVDPQRKIEPEKAADAPSGKTQSLNRSQPSDGGSRPRKRKIPLLLPSRRNDPLILPPAPQPGYRVTAEDLDREKRAAIQWINKVLEGVSHSHVDSCRPQYVSSVSYRPSVYLQI; the protein is encoded by the exons ATGGGCGGTTACCTGAGCTGGCCTCGCCCTCGCCCCCTGTACCCTGTTTTGCGTGGCGGGGACCTGCCGGAGAGACCCCAGCGCCTCGGGTCAGCGCATCCTGGCCGCCGAGCTCCTCTGGCTTGCCGGGTTCACTCCGGGGCCCCAGCCCTGGACCTGTCCCGCAGGCTGTCGTACCAGGATCCGGTGGCTTCACCCCATCGTCGTCGGCGCCGCCGGCGGTTCGTTGTAGTCCACCGGCCGCAATATCCAATCCAGCAGGCTTGGTTCTTGCTTCTGGGGGCCTTTTCCTCGGTGCCCCGGAGCGGCCGTCAGAAGCCAGGGCTCTACACGTGCATCTCCAGCATGTTCCGCACCTCGGTGCTCCTGAAGATGGCATCTGCCAAGGGCAAGCTGAAGATACGTGTGGCTCTGAAGCAGACGGTCATCTGCATGTGGTCGTCACTGTCTCTCCACCTCCCAAACCTTTGTGTAAAGGAGACCCCAGTGATGGGTCTTGAAGAGAGTGGCCCACTGAGAGCCAAGACAGAGGAGGAACTGCCGGCCCTGGCTGAGGGCAGGAAAGGGCAAGCAAAGCGAAAGGAAGGGCACCCAGTCCCCGAAAGTCAGGACGAGCAGAGACGGGGCTCGGACGGCAGTGCGCACGCGCAGTCCGCGTTTCAGCGCCTGGTGGTCAACGGGGTTCTCGCTTCCTTtgtgcccaggcctgggcctctgAAGAGACACTTTTGTTCCAAGAGCCCGGGAGATGTCCCGGTTAGGAAATCCCAGACCCACTTTCTGAGCTCATGCAGCAAACGGAATGCCATCACCAGTTCGTACAGCTCCACCAGGGGTTTTCCACCGCTGCAGAGGGGCGGTCCGCGCGCTGCCGGGCTCTTGGGCCCGGCCGCCTCGCACCTCCACGCGCCCGCCGAGACAGCCGGCAAGGACCACCATCAGCCTAGCCCTTCGTCCTCAGTGGACCCGCAAAGGAAGATCGAGCCTGAAAAGGCTGCCGATGCCCCCTCAGGGAAGACGCAAAGCTTGAACCGTTCACAACCATCTGACGGCGGTTCTAGGCCCCGGAAGCGGAAGATCCCTCTGCTGCTACCCTCGAGGCGAAACGACCCACTgatcctgcccccagccccccagccggGTTATCGAGTCACTGCTGAAGACCTTGACCGAGAGAAGAGAGCTGCGATCCAGTGGATCAACAAAGTCCTGGAAGG GGTCAGTCATTCACATGTGGACTCTTGTAGACCCCAGTACGTGTCTTCGGTAAGTTATCGACCCTCTGTTTACTTACAGATATAA